GCGACATTGGCGCCGACTTCGACTATTACTCCTGCTGGCTCGTGTCCTAGCCGCATTGATGGTTGACCGTATTTACCAAATACCTTTTCCACGTCAGAGCCACAAATTCCGCAGGAATGCATTTTTACTAAAATTTCGCCAGCGCCCACAGGCGGCTTTGTTATTTCGGTAACATCAACAAGAGCGGGCCCTTTGACTGATGCAGTCTTCATATTGTATGACATTCTTTTAGGGTATATGTAGTCTTTTAGATGATCAGACTTGCAGGTACAATTTTTCTGCATTAGGATTTTGTTTTGATCCTCATAAGAATCAACAAATATTTCAAGTAAATTCTCCTGTTCCAATCTAGAACTAAAAAACCCAATCTAGTTCCGCAAGAGATAGCCAGACCTAAAGAATGGATGACGTAACGTCATTACGAATAAGTCTAGTGACACCTAAACGATGATGGAATGATTCAGATCTAGTTTTTTTGCAAAAATATTCTCACGGCTTCTAGGTGTGAGCAGTTTGCTTTGATTCCTTTTCCGTGGTGAAACTTGTAAAAATTCTTAAAGCCAAGACAGTCGCACGAGTCAGGCGTCACCATATAGGACTTTTCGGGGTCAGACGATGATCTTACCTGAAAGATGTCATCTTCTACCTTGATTACATTTCCCTCATCGACAAGCTTTTTTGCCTTGCGTATTGTGCTTGCGCTCATGGGTATTTTAGAACGGCTGCGTTAGAATAGATTTCGATCATTGTAGGTTTTTTCTGCAAATAATTTACTCTGGGACACATAACAATAACAATCTGATTTTGATTTGAGGGTAGAGTGAAAATTCAATCAACCATCAGGAAACGCCAACATGCCATACTTGAGTATCTATCAAAGGTTTGAACATAGATGAATTTGAGGCAAATCACCACTGGAGCCACGAGCCCACCTAATCAGACAAAGACTTGGAGTCATTCTGGGGCTGTTAGCCATGGCGAACCTATTGGTCCAACTAGACATCAACCGACATTGGGCAAATAAGATTTTAAGCTAAATTTGCTAGTTTGATGTGATGGGCATCAAGCGGTATTTTGCCAAACGCGCGCTGGTTTTGTTTGGAGTCTTGATGGCAACCCTGTTTTTGACGGTTTTGCTTGTCGGCTCTAATATGGATTCCATACTAAAAAAGGGAATCGCAATACAGGTCCGAGCAGAAATAGTGGAAAATAAGGAGTTGATGTCTGGCTTTATTGGGACTGATGAGCTAAATCAGTACATTGAATCCCAGATAGAAAAGCGTACCAAGGCACTTGGTTTAGATGAGCCGTGGCATTCGCCAAACAGAATAGGCATTTCAATGTACAAGATTCTGATTTTGGATTTTGGGCATTCTGCGTTTCTGACTAGCGGCTCTGGCTCCACCAGTGTCGGGGACATAATTCTAGAAAAGATGCCAAGAACAATTCTTCTTTTTACAACTGCCACAATAATCATTTCAATAATTGGGATTTTGGTTGGTGCTGTAGCCGGAAGTAAGATAGGCTCTATGACAGACAAGATAACATCATCGTTTGCTATTATCAGTAGTAGTTTTCCCGTCTGGTGGATTGGACTCCTCATGATCTTTACGTTTTCATTTTGGTATGCAATATTTCCAGCAAGGGCAACACCACTCATTCCGCCAACAGACCCAGACTATGTGGCATCGTTATTGTACCACATGACACTCCCAATAATCACAATTGTTCTAATCGGATTTGGGACATGGGCATATTTGGTTAGAAACTTTATGGCAGGAGTAATGCAGGAAGATTTCATATTTGTAAAAAAGGCAATCGGTATCAAGCAACGCAAAATAATTTTTGGTAGCGCACTTAAGAACGCGGCGCCGCCAATTGTCACCATTCTCGCTCTAAGCCTATCCGGATCATTGGGTGGAGCAATAATCACAGAGGCAGTTTTTGATTGGCCTGGTATGGGTCGACTCTACTTTGAGGCAATCACGCTAATGGACTTACCAGTGATAATTGGTGCCACATATGTTTTGACTGTGTTCTTTTTGGTGAGCATCTTTGTTTCTGACTTGTTGTACGGGTACTTGGACCCAAGAATCAGGACTGGTTAGATGGATTATTCCGAAATCAAGGGTAGTTTTACAAAAAGCAGGATAGGTCTGGTAGGCCTTGCCATGCTCTCATGCTTAGTAGTTGCATCCACAGTTACTATATTTGCAATACCTGTTGATACCTACAAGCAATGGAATAATCCTGCAATGTGGACGGAGTTTCCCAAGTCTGCCCAGCCAGAATGGGTAAACTGGTTTTTGAGCAAAAAAATACCAGAGCACAAGATTCTTGATTCCCCAAACATAACGCTCAGGCAGGGACAAACAGAATCTACCATTATTCAAAAATTTGACACCGACTATACATCGGATTATTTTCCAGGCGAGTTTTTGCTTAATTTTAAATCAGAATATTCCGGCTCACCGATTCTCCAAATCAGTGTGATACGACCAGACGGAATAACTCTGAAGGTGTTATCATCATCGCTCCCATACTCTGAACACAAGGTAAATTATTTGGATAAGATATTTTCTACAAACGAGTCCATCAAAAAAAACCTCAGGCTACAGTCGGACTATTTTGCATATCCAATCCAGGAACTTAGTGCGAAAGAGATAATCTTTGCAAAAACAGACAGATATGAGATACTAAAAGGGAAATATGAATTTGTAATTACAGTATCCGATGTAGACAATTTTGACTCCAAGATTGTGCTTGGCGGCAAAGTATTTGGGCTTGCAGGAACAGACGAGCTAAGGCGCGATTTGGCAATAGGACTGCTCTGGGGAACACCAGTTGCATTGTTCATTGGAATTGTGGTGGCATTCGGCTCCGTCATTTCAGGACTAGTTTTTGGGGTTTATGCAGGATACAAGGGAGGAAAGACTGACGAGTCCATGATGCGTTTCAATGATGTGATTTATGCGCTCCCCGCCTTGCCATTTTTGATAATTCTTTCAGTAACGACATCAAACAGCATATTTTTGATGATCGGATTTTTGATGATTTTTGGATGGGTCGGAGTCGCCAAAGTCTCTCGCAGTATGGCACTGCAAATCAAGACGCGGCAATTTGTAGACGCTGCAAAGGCAATGGGGCAAAAGGATTCCAAGATTATTTTCAGGCACATTATTCCGCAGATAATGCCCTATGCGCTTGCGAGTATTGCAATTTCTGTTCCCGCAGCAATAACGACAGAGGCAGGCCTTAGCTTTTTGGGTCTAGGAGACCCAACATATCCAACGTGGGGCCAAATTCTGCATGATGCCAAATCCCACGGGGCAGCAGCTAGAGGATTGTGGTGGTGGATTGTGCCACCAGGAGTCATGGTTGCAATAACTGGCCTTGCCTTTGTATTTATTGGAAACTCGCTCGAGTCCACGGTAAACCCAAAACTTAGGCGTTAGTTTGAGAAGTGAAGTCGCGGATGACTTTGAGTGCACTGTCGTTAAGTTTTATTGTGTAAGCTGCGGCATTAGGATCTGTCAGTTGTGCCAAGGATTCTGCAAATGTGGTCTTGTCTTTTCCACGCTCGTACATTCCTCCAGTTTCCTTTATACAGAGTGGGAATTTTTTGAGTGACAGTCCGTGTTGGAGTAGGTGGGCGATAAATTTTTTATAATTTTCCGGCTCGTACCAGTCTACATTTTTTTCCTCGCATGCTGCAATCCAAGTATCTATTGAATTCTGATAGATTGCCTTTGTCCTAAGAGCATCAAGAGTCATTTAGAAATCTGCGCGCTTCATTTTGGAGCCGCATCTTGGACATGTGGCACCCTTGAATTTGTGGTTGCATGTAAGGCAGACATATTTTACTCCACCTCCACCCCCTTCAGAATTGAATCCAAAGAATCCTCCTCCTCCACCTGACGAGTCTCCTCCGTATCCGCGCATCTTGCTCATTTGGCTTCGTCTAATCCACAGTGGCAAGAGAATGAAAACTGCCAGCGCCACACCAAGACCCACATATGATGGAAGGCCCATGGCTGTGAACAATAATTGAATTCCTATGCTAAATCCAAGCGATGCAAGTAGGTAAATGAGGTATCTCTTGTAAGTATACAACACGTTATTTACCTTTAAAAAGGATTTATAGTTTTGTCGTAAATCTAAGAAAACTTTAAGGCCTGATTATGAATCAAGGGTATTTTGTTAATTCATCTTGAATCATAGTCATAATACGACGCTAAGAATTAATGATATTTTGCTTTCTTGGAATTACGTTTCTTATTCCGTCTATGGATTAGCCGTATCGCCCTTTCTTGTTGGAATGATGTGGATGTAACAGAGAAAAATTGTCTGTCCTGCATACATTCGGTCATTGAATCCAACAGTTTATCCTGTGATACCTTGTCTTTTTACGATAGTGTTTTTTTAGCCACCAGCTAGGTTTAGACATGGATTTACTTCTGCTGGAATAATCGCAAATTATGATTTGACATATTTCTGAATTGTGAGTCATCTTACCACTAGCAACCAAACCTACTCTATTTTATATCCAGGAATATATCAAAAAATTCGTGAATCTAGCACTTGTTTTGATCTTAATATCGCTGGGATTTATCGCCCTGTATGCGATCGACTACGGTATATCGTGGGTTAATCCTGAAGGGCTAATTCCAATTGATCCATTTAGCAAGGGCGTTGTAATCGGTGTGCCATCACTGGTATTGCCACTGATTTCATTTGCCATGCAAAAAAATAACCCATCAGCAAAACTCTCGCAACTCTTACTCACAAATGGAGGACTAGTGATTTTGGGAGGATTGGTAATGGCGGTAACTACAGCTGGAGAATCTTTTGATGCCATTAGATACCGTGTGATTTCAGAGCTTGTACTAATCTTAGCATTAGGAATAATTCAAATTATTTTGGGCTTTAAGAGTGGTAGAGCTTTGAAAGTAAAAGCGACGCGATAATTTCAAACATTTTTGAAATTTTTTACTCCCTTCCAGATATACCACGTGGCAATAGTTCTGTACGGACGCCAATTTGATGCAATCTTTGTAATCTGAACATCCGTGGGTTTTTCAATATCAAATAGTATGGCAATTCCATTTCTGAGCCCCAAATCACCTAGTGGAAGAATGTCTTGTCTTCCCATTCCAAAAATTAGAAACATTTCTGCAGTCCATCTTCCTATTCCGCGAATCTTTACCAGCTCGGAAATAATCTGCTCATCGTCTTGTTCATTTAGATATTCAAAATCTATTTTTTTTGAATCCACAATTTCGGCGATATTGTAAATGTATTCTGCTTTCATCCTTGATAATCCGGCCTTTTTGATTTGATGTATTTTTTTCTCTAGTACTTGGTGAGGTCGTGGAAAATTCCCGCCAAACAAATCCCTGAATCTGGAAGCAATGGCCTTACCAGCTGCATCAGATACTTGCTGTGTTATGATTCCATCAACTAGTGCCTCAAATTTGTTCTCAATAACCCTAATCTGACAGTTTCCAACCTGTTTAATTATTCTCCCAAGTTTTTTGTCTTTTTGAAGGTGGGCAACTGCCTTTTCGTAGGGATTAACTTTCACAGGAGGATCTTTATGCATTTTCTATTTTGAGTCATCCAGATCTATGGAAAATACTACATAACTTCCCTTTTTTGCAGAAAAAATTCCGACTAGTTTAGCCATGAATCCGTATTTTTTGTTCCTTTTTTGAATTATCTTGTTCGCAATATCACCCTGAACAATTGCTGCTATTCCTGCAGTCCAGGCAGACTTTGGCTCACCGGAAAAATTGGAAACTGCAATATTGACTTTGGGATTGTTCTTTATGCGCTTTACTTTGCCGGTTTTTTCCCTAGTGACGACCCAGACTAGTCCATCTTCTTCAACAAACCAAACGGGTGTCTTTACTCCGATCCCGTTTTTTCTGAAAGTTTCAACTGCAATGTATTTCTGGTTGGGAAATCTATCCATACCTTTTCAAAAAGGCAGATTCATCTAAATCTTGTTGGTATTTTGCCTCTACGGGCATATTGTTTGAATTATACGAAGAGTCAATCTGGTTTCCCATGAGATAAATTTTTGGAGGTTGCAAAAAATTGTATGATATAATTTTGAAATTATCCGGGTTGTGGATTTTTGGAAATCCCGCGGTTACGGTTTTAATGATATCTACTGCACCTTGATTATCAGATAATGGAGTTACCTGAAATGACAGTCCAAGTCTTTCCTGGTCTGACACTAAAACCTGTAGTATGGACTCGACAGTGCTAAGATCAACATTAGAATCGATTTGCGGAAAGACTAACACAGTAAATGCAATAAATGTCGGAAGTATTGTCGCGCAAAAAGGATAGACTTTTTTCAATGTTTACAATAGTATGGTGTCGGATTTATTATGTAAGTCCAGTAACGATTTCCAGATTGTCAAATTCATCCTGGTTGTCTGCAATAAAGTTTGTAATTTCATTTGAATCAATTTCTATCCATTCTGATTCTCCAGCAAAGGTCAAAAAATCCTCTACGTGCTTTTTAGAGCCAGTAAATGAAACTAGGATTTTCTCGCCAATTTTTTCCCTTGATGAAGGCAATAGTATTGCCTTGCCATATCTCCCCTCGTGTTGAATGTTAATGGTGTATTCGTTTCCTAATAGTTCTGCCTTGCCGACAAAATAGCTCTCTTGAATGTCCAGTTTTTTAATTTTAAGAGAATATTTCATAGTACTATTGAATTTTTTGGGTTATAGGTTACAATTATACATATCCAATGTCAGAAACAGAGTCCCATTTTAAACCACTTAAGTTCAAACTTTGTGTAGCGGATTTATAGAAGGAGAGTCTGACTCAAAGTTTGCTTACGATGCAGACGATAGTATGGATTTGTAGTCAAGATAGCCAGAGTTCTATGCAGACAGTACATGTCATTATAATAATCAATTAGGTGCTCTATTTCAGAATCTGAATAGGGGGAGAATTTATCCATATGTCAAATGTTCAATTATTTTTGGGTAGCAAAGAAAAGAGCTTTGTGCTGCAGAATCCGTACCAATACCATAGCTAATAGTTGAATCGCCAACAAAAAACAATCCGGTCACATTTGTCTGGTGTGGGAATTTTTGCTTCCAGACAAGTCCAGGTTCTTTGACTACAGATTCTACTAGATTCCATGCCATAGAGCGCTCCCAGATTAGAGATTTTGTAAAATTTGGATATATTTGCGAGATTTCATCTTTCATTTTTTCTGTAAGTTGTTTGATTTTTTGTGGATTCTTAGTATCTTCAGATGGAACTGGCGCTCCTGCCATGATAAGATATTCTCCTTTGGGTGAGACAGCACTTGCGATATTTGTTACAAAAAATATTCCTTTTGTCATGTAATCACCAACGGGAAAGACTAGTTGTCGAGTATCAAGCCTATCAGAGCAACAAAAATGCGCTTCAATTACGGATGTTGTTTTTTCTAGTTTTTTTGCCATTGAATATAATGACTGGTCCAGTAAATTTGGCTCAAAGAGCTCCTTTATTGCCAGATAAGCAGGATTTGTAACTACAACACAGTCAGAGTTCACATTAGTTCCATCTTCTAGTATAATTCCTTCTACCTTAGTATTTTGGATTTTGACCTGCTTTACTGATTTGCCTAGAAAAATTTTCCCACCGTTGCTGGTGATATAATTAGAGACTAGCTTGCATATGGTATCGTATCCTCCTTGTGCAGGATATGCAAGCTCGCTAGTTCCTCCTTTGAACGGATTAGCCCTGATGATCATTCTCATAAATTCACCGAGTGCGACATGCTCGGGGCTGTCTGCAAATGCAAGAATGCAGACCGCATCAAAAAATGCCCTAGTTTTTCTATCAAGCTTATCAATTATTTGCATCATTGATGTATTGTCAAATTTCTCCGATTTTTCTACAGATGTGAAGGCCATTGGTAGCATTACTTTCAATAAAGAAATTCTTCCAGATAATGGTAAAAGCGAGAATTTTAAAATGTCTGTAATTCCCTTCGGATATTTATGATATTTCTTGTTTTCATAAAACGCAATATCATTTACTTTGGCAAGCTTTAGATCATTTACAATCCCAATTTCTTCAAGCAGTTTGTATACAGCCGAAGTTTTGTAAAACGGCATTATGTGAAATCCATTATCTAGTATGTGGTTTTTGTATATTGAAGACTTAGTTCTACCTCCTACAAATCTGGATTTTTCATAAATAGAGATATCAAATCCTTTTTTAACTAAAAGAGCACCCATACAAAGACCTGATATTCCGCTGCCGATTATTGATACTGATTTATTCATATCTGATTTTGCTGAAATTATATAATTAAAATGAGTTTGCTTTAGCTAATACTTTGAAATTAATTTTTGCAACTTTTATGGTTTTACAATTGATTGACTGTTAATTATCTAAAAATTTTGTTCATCAGATGACTCGAAAATTATCGGGATTTGGTTTCCTTGACTATCCCATGCAAAAATGTCAGTATCATTCTCATATGGGGATTGCACAATTATTGACACTAACCCAAAAAAATTATGGAGATCCGTAATAGATGGCTCTGCTGAACCGCTTGGATGAGAGTGAGCGGTTCCCACATATGCCAAGTCTAATGGTAAGAACGACTGTGGAAAGCCAGCAAAGGTTTGGTCGCTGTAGGAAAACGGTGGAATTGAAAGTCCATCTATTGTGATCAGACCCTTTTTGGACTTGCCCTTGAGAATCAAAATTGCTTCGTATGGGTGCTTCATTTTACAATATGACAGAATACTGTCGTGTACTTCTTTTTTCAAAAATACCTTACGCTCTGGCTTTCCACCCATTATTGCGTCAGCTCGCCTTTTATTCCAAGTCTTTCTAGTGAGGTGTTTAGGTCTTGGTATAGTTTTTCTCTTTGTAATGATTTTTCCTCCAGCTCGGATTGTAGATATTTTATTTTTGCCTGAGCATCATCTACATCGGATTTGGATTTTGATAATTGTTTTTCAAGTGATTCAAGTTTTTTGCGATCAAATCCCGATGCTTGTTTTTCGAGTTCTTGGAACTTGGGCTGGATACTCTTTTTTTGCTGTATTAGATTGTCAAGAATTGACATCAGGTGTTTGATATTATCTACGGATTTGTCAGTTTCCTTGACAGATACCGTCCCAGCAACAATTCCTTTCAAGCATGATTCCAAAATTATGATTATAGACTCTTTGCTTTCTTTCGTAATTACTTGGGATGGTCGTTCCACTAATCTTTCAAGTATTGACTTGAGGTCCTTGTCCAGAGATGTTACATAGATGTACTTTCCAAGCGGGCGCGAAACCCTGGAGAACTCATCGTCAATTTGCCTGTCTAATTTTTCTTCCTGGGATTTTATCTGTGCAATTTTGTTTTCTGTCTCCAAGAGTTCGGCATACTCTGAGGAGGTATGTGTGTCTATGATTTGTTTTTGTGTGGATTCACAGATATTTTGTGCCGATTCCTGAGATTTGTGCAGCAGTGAAATATGATTTTCAATTTCTAATAGCTCCTGTGCGGAATTTTGGATTTTCGACATGGTGTCTTTGATCACCCCAGATGAGGATTCAAGTGTTGAATAGTCGGTAAGCATTTTTGTTATCAAGGTGTTGTTTTCTCTCAGCAATGCGAGGTGGTTTTTGAGGTCTTGGGCATATTTTTTAGCAAAAACGTGAATGATGCGACTGTGTTTGCCCAAAACATCTCCGATTTTTTTTAGGGTGTGTGATGATGCATCTGCGGTTTTTTCCACATCTTCAAATGTCGATATGGCAGGTAGTGACTTGATGGATTCTTTTGATATTATGTCGATTACTTCCGTTTTGGCCCTGACTACTACGACACGCAGAATCTTATCAATGTCATCTACTTTGAGATCGTCGTTTTTTAGATGATCAATTATCTTGTAGATGTGATTCAGCTCGCGCTCTATCTCAGAAAATAACGGCTTTGATTGTATTGTGATTTTTTTGCGCAATTCTTCCTTTCTCGAAGCCAGAATTGGCTCTAGATCGTCTATTCTTATAGTGTGAGATTGTGTAGGCGGTTGCTCTTCTTGCTTTTTTTTGCCCCAGCCAAAAACCATGTTTTCTGTGAATCTAGTTACAATGTATATTTGTCGTATCTTAAATTTTAAAGCCAGTCAGATCTTGAGCAAAAGTATGTCATCTGAGATTCTAAGCCAAAACAAAAACGGGAGTATTTGCGCAACGGTAAGCCAGAGCACCATAATCAACACGTCAATTTCAGCGTTGTGGAGGATTGTTGGGAACTATACTGGTCTGTCAGAATGGGTGCTCGATGTCAAAAAAACACAGTCTCTTTCTATGATCAAAAATGAGGTTGGTGCAGCACGAGACATAACCTTTGCAGACGGCAGCCATGTAATAGAATATGCTGTTGGTTGGAAGGACAAAGAATATCTATCATATGTTGCGACGAGTGGTCTACCACTGACTGGATATCACGCAACAATATCCATTTTAAAAAAAGGCAAGGCCTCCCAGATAACCTGGACTTCGTTTTTGATCAGTAATGACTCGGATAAAACACAGTTCCTAGAGTTTCTGGGCTTTATGGAATCGTTTTATGTCAAATCCCTAGAACGCCTCAAGGCAAAGATGGAAAAAACAACATAAGCAGGGACAATCCAGGAGTATCATGAGTGATATTCGTCTAACCTTGATTGGTGTGGTACTTGTTTTTGCAGGATTCTTAGTTCTTGGGATATTTGGTCAGGATCATTACAATTTTGCAATCCAAGAAAAAGAATTTGGCGATTGTTTTACATATGAAGATGGAAAACAAATCGAAGTCAGTTGTGCGGATCATATGCAGAATCGGGTGTTGTTTTTTGGTCTAGTCATTTCTATAATTGGTGCGGGAATATTTTTCCTAATCAAAGGAATACGGGGAAAGTGGGACCAGGACGTAAAGCCGCAAGATAAGGTTGGTCCGGATTCTAGCTTCCCAGGCTAATCCCAATCATTCCGTTTTGTATTAAATATTATTGTCCTTGAGCAAAGTTGCCGTTGTTTATTTTTCCTTCTGACCACCATTGCGTGTTGCTTTCCATGCAACCGGAAAACCAATTTAATCATCATATATCAATCTCGGAATTCGTTCTAGAAGTACTATTTTCATTCCACTTGAGCGAACAACTGAGCTTGGCAATCCGAACAGTTGGGTATTTTCTTGTTTTATTTAATTTTTGAATGTTTTATAGGCACTACAAAGTCAGACGATTGTAAACAGATAACGACGAATCTTTATTTTCATCAGATGTTTTTTTAAAATTTTTGATTCGCTCCCGAACCAGTACATTGACAAATTTTTGATATTGGTTTTTATTGCTTAGATTATCCTTTGTTTCTTCTGATTTTTCTCGACTATTTCCTACTTTTCTTGTGTTTTGGGCTTGTTTGCATAATTAATCTGTCAGTTACCGCATTGGCCAAATCAAACAGACAGTTTTTTGAAATTATGATGTGAACTATCGCTTTCTCTTTGCCAGCCAAGAAACCACGATTTGTTGGGCCAGCTTTTCTGGGTCTTCTTCCCTATACATTGAGATCCGCTCAAGTCTTTTTGCATAAGTCTTGGGTAGAGTGACAGGCACCGTCTGTCGGATAGCAAGTAATCGTGCCTGTCGTAGTAAAGTTGTATGGTTTGCTCTCGGGTGCCTGGATAAGGCCCTAAGGTAGGATCTCTGCATCCTAGCGTCAAGCCTGGATATTCTATGAGCTATTTTGACTGACTTTTTGACATTTGGGACTAACTGGTGTAATTGTATGGCAGTACCGCTAGTAATTGTTCCGGGAACTAGGCTCTTGAGCTGTCCTGGCAGGGCTGCAAAGCCGACATATTTTTTGAACGTTTTTCGTGAAATGCCTAGAGAGCTTGCGCCTTTGGATACGCCCATCTTTTCTGCCAAAAAGTTGCACGAGTGAGCCATGTCCTTAGGATTCATGCTTTTTCTGTGCAAATTCTCAATGACTGATGCCGCCTTAGCATTTTCTAGATCATAACCTTTAGTTAAAACCAAGACTGGTATCTTTTTTGCTCGCAGTCGTTTGAGTGCTGCCAGTCGTCTTTGGCCAGACATTAGTAAGAATTGTCCACGTCCGTCCTTTTGAACCATAGGTGGATTTTGGAGTCCTTCATTTTTTATCGATTTTGCTAGCTCTGCAATTCCTTCCCGGTCAAGGGATCTTGCTTGTGCTTCGTCCCAAACGCGGATCCTTTTAATTGGAATGATTTTTACTCGGTAGTGGATTTTTTGTCGGTATCTTGCAGACATCAACTGAGTTATGATGGAAACGGAGCTAGTAAATGGGTGGGTTAAATTGAATTTGCCTTTGTGTGTGAATTTTTCCTCTAGATTTTTGTGAAATTGAAAAGCGCCGGGTAAGGGATTCGAACCCCTGAGTGCAAATGCACAACCGCTATCCTGTGAGATTGATCTCGAGGCGGTCGCCTTACCGCTTGGCTAACCCGGCACCTACCCAACAAACAAAATCGTCCCTAATATAGCAAATCACACAATACAAAAACAGGTAAAAATAATACCATACCAATGGGCTTAGATCTAAAGGGACTGATCACCAAAGAAAAAACCACTCTAGATTCCTTTGCGTCCAAGGTAATCGCAGTTGATGCATACAATACCATCTACCAGTTTCTCTCAATTATTCGCGGACCCGATGGAATGTTGCTTTCCGATTCACAGGGGCGAGTGACAAGTCATCTAAGTGGACTGTTCTATAGGAGCATCAATTTTTTGTCATTGGGCATAAAGCCTGTTTTTGTATTTGATGGTAAGTCTCCTTCCTTGAAGGCAGCAGAAATAGAGAGAAGAAAACAGATCAAAAAAGATGCCACAGTAAAATATGAAAAGGCACTCGCCGAAGGAAACATGGAAGATATTCGAAAATACGCCCAGCAGACAACATCCATGCAGGACGGCATGGTAGATGACGCAAAGCACTTGCTGGAATTGTTTGGGATTCCATCGATTCAGGCGACAGCTGAAGGCGAGGCAACGGCAGCCCATCTGACCAAAACGGGTTTGGCTTATGCCTCTGCAAGCCAGGACTATGACTCCATACTGTTTGGGGCTAAAAAGCTGGTCCGCAATTTCACAAACTCTGGCAGGCGAAAGCTACCTAATAGGAACACCTACATCGAAATAGAACCTGAGATAATTGACACATCCAATGTCTTGTCTGATCTTGGGGTTACCGCAGAACAGCTAGTCGACATTGGGATTTTGATTGGTACAGACTTTAATCCTGACGGATTTGATAGGATTGGCCCAAAAACAGCACTGAAGATGATTAAAGAAAATGGCAGACTGGAAGAAATTGAACAAGTACAGGACAAGCTCCAAACAATTCCGTACCAGGAAATACGTAAGATCTTCTTAGACCCCAAAGTTGCCGACGTATCTGAGATAAAATTTGGCGAGCCAAACTATTCAGGTATTGTTAGTTATTTGTCTGGTGAGAGGAGTTTTTCTCGCGACAGGGTAGAGGCGTCTCTTAACCGACTCCAAAAAAGTACGATTAAGCGCAGTCACACCTTGGAACAGTGGTTTTCGTAAACAAACTCATTGTTATATTTCAAGTATGACTGTAATCATTGGTGAAACGATTCTATCTCGTACTAG
The genomic region above belongs to Nitrososphaerota archaeon and contains:
- a CDS encoding ABC transporter permease, producing MKRYFAKRALVLFGVLMATLFLTVLLVGSNMDSILKKGIAIQVRAEIVENKELMSGFIGTDELNQYIESQIEKRTKALGLDEPWHSPNRIGISMYKILILDFGHSAFLTSGSGSTSVGDIILEKMPRTILLFTTATIIISIIGILVGAVAGSKIGSMTDKITSSFAIISSSFPVWWIGLLMIFTFSFWYAIFPARATPLIPPTDPDYVASLLYHMTLPIITIVLIGFGTWAYLVRNFMAGVMQEDFIFVKKAIGIKQRKIIFGSALKNAAPPIVTILALSLSGSLGGAIITEAVFDWPGMGRLYFEAITLMDLPVIIGATYVLTVFFLVSIFVSDLLYGYLDPRIRTG
- a CDS encoding DNA-3-methyladenine glycosylase 2 family protein, whose amino-acid sequence is MHKDPPVKVNPYEKAVAHLQKDKKLGRIIKQVGNCQIRVIENKFEALVDGIITQQVSDAAGKAIASRFRDLFGGNFPRPHQVLEKKIHQIKKAGLSRMKAEYIYNIAEIVDSKKIDFEYLNEQDDEQIISELVKIRGIGRWTAEMFLIFGMGRQDILPLGDLGLRNGIAILFDIEKPTDVQITKIASNWRPYRTIATWYIWKGVKNFKNV
- a CDS encoding ABC transporter permease subunit; this translates as MDYSEIKGSFTKSRIGLVGLAMLSCLVVASTVTIFAIPVDTYKQWNNPAMWTEFPKSAQPEWVNWFLSKKIPEHKILDSPNITLRQGQTESTIIQKFDTDYTSDYFPGEFLLNFKSEYSGSPILQISVIRPDGITLKVLSSSLPYSEHKVNYLDKIFSTNESIKKNLRLQSDYFAYPIQELSAKEIIFAKTDRYEILKGKYEFVITVSDVDNFDSKIVLGGKVFGLAGTDELRRDLAIGLLWGTPVALFIGIVVAFGSVISGLVFGVYAGYKGGKTDESMMRFNDVIYALPALPFLIILSVTTSNSIFLMIGFLMIFGWVGVAKVSRSMALQIKTRQFVDAAKAMGQKDSKIIFRHIIPQIMPYALASIAISVPAAITTEAGLSFLGLGDPTYPTWGQILHDAKSHGAAARGLWWWIVPPGVMVAITGLAFVFIGNSLESTVNPKLRR
- a CDS encoding protoporphyrinogen oxidase, whose product is MNKSVSIIGSGISGLCMGALLVKKGFDISIYEKSRFVGGRTKSSIYKNHILDNGFHIMPFYKTSAVYKLLEEIGIVNDLKLAKVNDIAFYENKKYHKYPKGITDILKFSLLPLSGRISLLKVMLPMAFTSVEKSEKFDNTSMMQIIDKLDRKTRAFFDAVCILAFADSPEHVALGEFMRMIIRANPFKGGTSELAYPAQGGYDTICKLVSNYITSNGGKIFLGKSVKQVKIQNTKVEGIILEDGTNVNSDCVVVTNPAYLAIKELFEPNLLDQSLYSMAKKLEKTTSVIEAHFCCSDRLDTRQLVFPVGDYMTKGIFFVTNIASAVSPKGEYLIMAGAPVPSEDTKNPQKIKQLTEKMKDEISQIYPNFTKSLIWERSMAWNLVESVVKEPGLVWKQKFPHQTNVTGLFFVGDSTISYGIGTDSAAQSSFLCYPKIIEHLTYG
- a CDS encoding PPOX class F420-dependent oxidoreductase → MDRFPNQKYIAVETFRKNGIGVKTPVWFVEEDGLVWVVTREKTGKVKRIKNNPKVNIAVSNFSGEPKSAWTAGIAAIVQGDIANKIIQKRNKKYGFMAKLVGIFSAKKGSYVVFSIDLDDSK
- a CDS encoding SRPBCC family protein gives rise to the protein MPQPKTMFSVNLVTMYICRILNFKASQILSKSMSSEILSQNKNGSICATVSQSTIINTSISALWRIVGNYTGLSEWVLDVKKTQSLSMIKNEVGAARDITFADGSHVIEYAVGWKDKEYLSYVATSGLPLTGYHATISILKKGKASQITWTSFLISNDSDKTQFLEFLGFMESFYVKSLERLKAKMEKTT
- a CDS encoding peptidase is translated as MGGKPERKVFLKKEVHDSILSYCKMKHPYEAILILKGKSKKGLITIDGLSIPPFSYSDQTFAGFPQSFLPLDLAYVGTAHSHPSGSAEPSITDLHNFFGLVSIIVQSPYENDTDIFAWDSQGNQIPIIFESSDEQNF